From the genome of Virgibacillus siamensis, one region includes:
- a CDS encoding phBC6A51 family helix-turn-helix protein, whose protein sequence is MAKNYRELSPKDIEELTEIYQRRFQGETIVSICKELGVDRRTYYRKKEHPQWKKIEKELTDKLIDNAYDEIMQTVVQKAIGGSHNFAKLYMDVTGKIKLTREVREDYENRRNAGSTSPMDLEQLRALVEQDKIRRIK, encoded by the coding sequence ATGGCTAAAAATTATCGCGAGTTATCGCCTAAAGACATTGAAGAACTGACCGAGATTTACCAACGGAGATTCCAGGGCGAAACAATTGTCTCTATTTGTAAAGAACTAGGCGTTGACCGTCGGACATATTACCGAAAGAAGGAACACCCACAATGGAAGAAAATCGAAAAGGAACTAACCGACAAGCTAATTGATAACGCCTATGACGAAATCATGCAGACGGTAGTACAAAAGGCGATTGGCGGTTCTCATAACTTCGCAAAGCTATACATGGACGTTACCGGCAAGATTAAGTTAACCCGTGAAGTTCGCGAGGACTACGAGAATAGACGCAATGCAGGTTCAACGTCGCCTATGGACTTAGAACAACTTAGGGCATTAGTTGAACAAGATAAAATTCGTAGAATTAAGTAA